In the Leifsonia sp. 466MF genome, one interval contains:
- a CDS encoding T7SS effector LXG polymorphic toxin, with protein MSVVEFSADAWQASSPRLQTGIARRMEAVGQLQQGLEALAASEKVSGQGADAMRAYIGEVHVPIVQLLQLGLSTFHTAIGVYWSGYGQVDSGGNFRLVRDEFQAHLAQLEGGMEQLRGFATQLRGIAAAASHLVSLGGAGAGAVEQTVNDLQGMHAIVKGQKEGWEAYEASDPGFGPVKDLIAQLAGIVNNVGALTAGQGRSYTAGSFTLTLQQLGPLTSGMLDYCTQNQKAATAGWESMFSGYAKDIEAAEAARREQAGWDLIWDGLQIVAGAVITVIGLGLTPFTGGVSLGLTVLGGSLLIGGINNAINHASIATTGNELNLAGMAGQWWDANVAQPVASWGGGWEFVGGALSGVGSALTGAAQLNVKEIGTGVAAIIADPGASFAGIWEQVTATVRKIGEGNAYANGQLAGEAAAVLIPGLAAAKIARAGSLLNKAGDLGATARLTGAQQTLLDELLQSGIKVSPEKVVTVMKTPEGRTVWLEEGKSSELTDRPSGLAHIVEDHGGEFAQKGIGETEIPQVLTRAIQDGRIVRYQGKGSDRPIHEFEYEGRTLKLAITISDNGYIVGANFSK; from the coding sequence GTGAGTGTTGTGGAGTTTTCTGCTGATGCGTGGCAGGCGTCGTCGCCGCGGTTGCAGACGGGGATCGCTCGTCGCATGGAGGCGGTGGGTCAGCTGCAGCAGGGGCTGGAAGCGTTGGCGGCGTCGGAGAAGGTCAGCGGGCAGGGTGCTGATGCGATGCGGGCCTATATCGGCGAGGTGCACGTGCCGATCGTGCAGTTGCTGCAGCTGGGTTTGTCAACGTTCCACACGGCGATCGGGGTGTATTGGTCCGGGTACGGGCAGGTGGATTCCGGCGGGAACTTCCGGCTGGTGCGGGATGAGTTCCAGGCGCATCTGGCCCAGCTGGAGGGCGGGATGGAGCAGCTGCGCGGGTTCGCGACCCAGCTGCGCGGCATCGCCGCGGCGGCATCCCACCTGGTCTCGCTCGGCGGGGCGGGCGCGGGCGCGGTGGAGCAGACGGTGAACGATCTGCAGGGCATGCATGCGATCGTGAAGGGGCAGAAAGAGGGGTGGGAGGCGTATGAGGCCTCCGATCCCGGGTTCGGGCCGGTGAAGGACCTGATCGCGCAACTGGCCGGCATCGTGAACAACGTCGGCGCGCTCACGGCCGGTCAGGGCCGCTCCTACACTGCAGGCAGCTTCACCCTGACCCTGCAGCAGTTGGGGCCGCTGACCTCCGGGATGTTGGATTACTGCACGCAGAACCAGAAAGCCGCGACGGCCGGGTGGGAGAGCATGTTCTCCGGCTACGCCAAGGACATCGAAGCCGCGGAAGCAGCTAGGCGGGAGCAGGCCGGCTGGGACCTGATCTGGGACGGGTTGCAGATCGTCGCCGGCGCCGTGATCACCGTCATCGGGCTCGGGTTGACCCCGTTCACCGGAGGAGTCTCCCTCGGCCTGACCGTGTTGGGCGGGTCCCTCCTGATCGGCGGCATCAACAACGCCATCAACCACGCCTCCATCGCCACCACCGGAAACGAACTCAACCTCGCCGGCATGGCCGGGCAATGGTGGGACGCCAACGTGGCCCAACCCGTCGCCTCCTGGGGCGGAGGTTGGGAGTTCGTCGGCGGCGCCCTCTCCGGCGTCGGAAGCGCCCTCACCGGGGCGGCACAGCTGAACGTGAAAGAGATCGGTACCGGTGTAGCCGCGATCATCGCCGATCCAGGCGCCTCGTTCGCAGGAATCTGGGAACAGGTCACCGCCACCGTCCGCAAAATAGGCGAGGGAAACGCCTACGCGAACGGACAACTGGCCGGAGAAGCCGCCGCCGTTCTCATCCCCGGCCTAGCCGCAGCGAAGATCGCCCGCGCCGGCAGCCTCCTCAACAAAGCAGGCGACCTCGGTGCAACAGCCCGACTCACAGGAGCCCAGCAGACGCTCCTCGACGAACTGCTCCAGAGCGGGATCAAGGTCAGCCCTGAGAAGGTCGTCACTGTCATGAAGACGCCGGAAGGGAGAACTGTATGGCTTGAAGAAGGGAAAAGCAGCGAACTGACGGACCGGCCGTCCGGTCTCGCTCACATTGTCGAGGATCACGGCGGCGAGTTCGCGCAGAAAGGAATCGGCGAAACCGAGATTCCTCAGGTGCTGACGCGGGCCATCCAGGACGGCAGGATCGTCCGCTACCAAGGCAAAGGGTCCGATCGGCCGATTCATGAGTTTGAGTACGAGGGAAGAACCCTCAAGCTCGCGATCACAATCAGCGACAACGGCTACATCGTAGGAGCAAACTTTTCAAAATGA